One genomic segment of Panicum virgatum strain AP13 chromosome 2N, P.virgatum_v5, whole genome shotgun sequence includes these proteins:
- the LOC120659905 gene encoding glycine-rich cell wall structural protein 1-like yields MGSKGAALALLLCLSSAAVGAWARPFATTKDAARDEKFLWLKKHLGTGLGGGIGKGGGGGYGGGGGYGGGGGGGGGYGGGAGGGYGGGAGMGGGVGHGIGGGFGKGGGLGLGGGAGLGHGIGKGGGLGGGYGKGGGLGHGIGGGYGKGGGLGGGYGKGGGLGEGIGHGIGGGYGKGGGLGEGIGHGIGGGYGKGGGIGGGYGKGGGLGGGYGKGGGLGEGIGHGIGGGYGKGGGLGSGIGHGIGGGFGKGGGIGHGVGGGFGKGGGLGGSGGGYGGGAGSGVGGGGFGKGFGFGFGNGGGGGGGGGGGGGGIGGHH; encoded by the coding sequence ATGGGGAGCAAGGGAGCAGCGCTCGCGCTGCTGCTCTGCCTGAGCAGCGCGGCCGTGGGCGCGTGGGCTCGCCCGTTCGCCACCACCAAGGACGCCGCCAGGGACGAGAAGTTCCTCTGGCTCAAGAAGCACTTAGGCACGGGCCTCGGAGGTGGGATCGGgaagggcggtggcggcgggtacggtggaggcggaggctatggcggaggaggaggaggaggcggcgggtaCGGTGGAGGAGCCGGGGGTGGGTACGGCGGTGGCGCTGGGATGGGCGGTGGCGTGGGCCACGGCATCGGCGGCGGGTTTGGAAAAGGtggcggcctcggcctcggcggcggtgctgggctTGGGCACGGCatcggcaagggcggcggccttggTGGAGGGTACGGGAAAGGCGGAGGGCTCGGCCATGGCATCGGCGGCGGGTACGGCAAGGGTGGAGGCCTCGGCGGCGGATACGGCAAGGGTGGTGGCCTTGGAGAAGGGATTGGCCACGGCATCGGTGGCGGCTACGGGAAGGGCGGCGGGCTCGGCGAAGGAATCGGCCacggcatcggcggcggctacggcaagggcggcggcatcGGTGGCGGCTACGGAAAGGGCGGTGGTCTTGGTGGTGGTTACGGCAAGGGTGGCGGGCTCGGCGAAGGAATCGGCCATGGCATCGGTGGAGGCTACGGCAAGGGCGGTGGCCTAGGCAGCGGGATCGGCCACGGTATTGGTGGCGGCTTCGGTAAGGGCGGCGGAATCGGCCATGGTGTCGGCGGCGGCTttggcaagggcggcggccttggcggaTCAGGAGGCGGTTACGGCGGTGGTGCTGgcagcggcgtcggcggcggtggcttcGGCAAGGGCTTTGGGTTTGGGTtcggcaacggcggcggtggaggtggcggaggcggtggcggcggcggcggcattggcGGTCACCACTGA